Within the Pseudomonas mendocina genome, the region GGTTGCTGCCGGCTTTGACCAGCAGCGCGGTGTTCATCGGCTGTTCCACGCCATCGATGCTCAGGGGAATCTCGGCACCAGTGACGGCTATCACCGCATCGGTGTTGAAGCGCAGCAGCGGGCCGCTCATGGTGATTTCCAGCGCAGCGGCGCCTTCGTCGTTGCCGAGCAGACGATTGCCCAGGCGCAGGGCGCGGCTGTCCATCGGCCCGGACGGCGGCACGCCCACGGCCCAGTAGCCGAGACGGCCAGGAAAGTCCTGCACGGTGGTCTGGGTGCCGGCGCTCAGCACCTCGAAGGTAGTGGCCTGGTAGGTCAGGTTCTCCAGGCAGCGGGTCCAGGGCGAGCCGCTGGCGAAAGGCGCGTCGCTGAGGATCTGGCGCAGGTAATCGCGGTTGCATTCCACGCCATAAAGCACCGAGTCGGCCAGGGCCTTGTCAAGCGCAGCGCTGGCTTGTTCGCGGGTTAGCGCCCAGGTGATCAGCTTGGCGATCATCGGGTCGAAGTAGGGCGGGATCTCGCAGCCGGCTTCGACCCAGGTGTCGATGCGCAGCGCTTTGCCGTCGGCTTCTGGAAATTGCACCGCGGTGAGCAGGCCGGGGCTGGGCTGGAAGTCGCGGCCCGGGTCTTCGGCGTACAGCCGCGCCTGGATGGCATGGCCGCTGGGATGCAGCTTTGCCGCCAGTTCGCTCAGTGGCGGCAGGTCGCCGGCGGCCAGCTCGATCATCCAGCGCACCAGGTCGACGCCCCATACCTGCTCGGTGACGCCGTGCTCGACCTGCAGGCGGGTGTTCACTTCGAGGAAGTAGAAGCGCATCGCCTCGCTGTCGTAGACGAATTCGACGGTGCCGGCGCTGCGATAATTCACCGCCTTGGCCAGCTTAATGGCGGCGGCGCAGAGTTCGTCGGCCATGCCGGTGGGCAGATTGGGCGCCGGGGTTTCTTCCAGCACCTTCTGGTTGCGCCGTTGCACCGAGCAGTCGCGTACGCCGAGGGCGAGCACCTCGCCCTGGCCGTCGCCGAATACCTGCACTTCCAGATGGCGGGCACGCTGGATGTATTTCTCGATGAAGACGCCGCTGTCGCTGAAGTTGTTCTGCCCCAGGCGCTTGACCGCCTCGAAAGCTTCGGCGAGTGCCGCCGCCGAGCGGCAGACGCGCATGCCGATGCCGCCACCGCCGGCGGTGCTTTTCAGCATCACCGGGTAGCCGACGGCTTCGCCTGCGACCAGTGCGGCATCGAGGCTTTCCAGCAGCTCGGTGCCTTCGAGCATCGGTACGCCGTGCTGCTTGGCCAGGGCGCGGGCGGTGTGCTTGAGGCCGAACACGCGCAGTTGCTCGGGCGTCGGGCCGACGAAGGCGATACCGGCCGCTTCGCAGGCCTCGGCGAAGGCAGCGTTTTCGGAAAGGAAGCCGTAGCCCGGGTGGATGGCTTTGGCGCTGGTCTGTTTGGCGACGTCGAGAATTTTCTCGACCACCAGATAGGTCTGCGCGGCCGGGCCTTCGCCAAGGGAGAAGGCCTCGTCGGCCTGCTGGATGTGCAGGCTGGCCACGTCGGCTTCGGAGTAGACGGCGACGCCTTTGACGTCGAGCTCACGCAGGGTGCGCAGGATGCGGCAGGCAATGGCGCCACGGTTGGCGATCAGGAGCTTCTCAAACATCAGGGTGACCCTCGAAGGTCATGGCGGGCCGTCCCGCCGTCATTCGTCATGTGCCACGGTCGTCCGTGGTCGAGATTCCGTAGCCCGGATGCAATCCGGACTTCTGCTTTTCAGCTCCCTCGCCCCTTTGGGGAGAGGGTTGGGGAGAGGGGCTTTGACTACATGGCCCTCTCCCCCGACCCCTCTCCCGCGAGCGGGAGCGGGGAGACAATCAATCCCACACCAGCACTTCGGCGGGGGTTGGGTTCCAGCCGTTACAGGGGTTGTTCAGTTGCGGGCAGTTGGAGATCAGCACGATCACGTCGGTCTCGGCCTTGAGCTCCACGTACTTGCCCGGCGCGGAGATGCCGTCCTCGAAGGTCAGGCCGCCTTCGGGGGTGACCGGCACGTTCATGAAGAAGTTGATGTTGGCGCCGAGGTCGCGCTTGCTCAGGCGGCCGTCGTGCAGGCTGGCGCGCAGGAAGTTGTCGCGGCAACTGTGCATGTAGCGCTTGTCCAGGGCGTAGCGCACGCTGTTGCTCTCCTGCGCGCAGGCACCGCCCAGGGTGTCGTGCCGGCCGCAGGTGTCGGCGACTATGCTCAGCAGTGGGTTGCCGAGGTTGGAGTAGAGCACCGTGCCGGTGGTCAGGTAGACGTTGTTCTGCTTGCGCAGGGTGCGCTGCGGGTCGAAGCGCTCGCGCGGGTTGCGGGCAGCGAAGAACAGGGTGTCGATCGCCTGGTTACCTTCCAGGTCGTGCAGGCGCAGGGTCTGCCCGGCCTTGACCTCGAACAGGTAGGGCTCGCCCGCGGGGATGGTGTGGCGGAAGGCAGCGGTTTCGGGATGCAGGTTGCTTGCGGTCAGGCTCATATCGGCACCCTCAGATGTACTGGCGTTCGGTGTTGTGGAAAGCGCGGCCGTTCTCCGGGCGCGAGGTGCGGCACAG harbors:
- a CDS encoding urea amidolyase associated protein UAAP2, translated to MSLTASNLHPETAAFRHTIPAGEPYLFEVKAGQTLRLHDLEGNQAIDTLFFAARNPRERFDPQRTLRKQNNVYLTTGTVLYSNLGNPLLSIVADTCGRHDTLGGACAQESNSVRYALDKRYMHSCRDNFLRASLHDGRLSKRDLGANINFFMNVPVTPEGGLTFEDGISAPGKYVELKAETDVIVLISNCPQLNNPCNGWNPTPAEVLVWD